The following are encoded together in the Petrotoga sp. 9PW.55.5.1 genome:
- a CDS encoding MATE family efflux transporter: MTKIKTKISGKVDVLKIPIWKALFTLAWPIVLINMMQAIYNITDAFFLGKLGALELSVPTVVWPLIFVFISFSAGFSYAGTSMVAQYTGYGNQRKAEKSASQTIIVMALVSFSIMAVIMIFNKPILGLLELNSELLELSQIYLKIISLSLPFSFLMQTIAGIFRGWGNSLIALKFNGIAILLNVVLDPIFIFQFELGVFGAALATLLAQAIMSIAFLVLLFKGSEGFKIHIKDFTPDIKIIKKVLSIGLPSSIGESFTAIGFAIIMGVIAQFGPVVISGYGIGNRMNNLITMFAMGISLATATMAGQYVGAKKPEKADETVKKASIATLLIVGTASTFMFLFGHNITQFFINDPDVIKVGEEFFRYVSFSLPFFSLVSIFLGALRGTGHTTQSTIIDMIRLWGIRVPLVFFLAETHGYIGVFIAMIISNFSAVLLAMGFLVFGNWKKPVIEEAAPNKA; encoded by the coding sequence GTGACTAAAATAAAAACAAAGATTTCAGGAAAAGTTGATGTTTTGAAAATACCAATATGGAAAGCACTTTTCACTCTTGCATGGCCGATTGTATTGATAAATATGATGCAGGCAATTTACAACATAACTGACGCTTTTTTCTTAGGAAAGTTGGGTGCGTTGGAACTATCCGTTCCCACGGTAGTTTGGCCATTAATATTCGTTTTCATTTCTTTTAGCGCTGGATTTTCTTACGCAGGAACATCCATGGTAGCACAATATACGGGTTACGGGAACCAAAGAAAGGCTGAAAAATCCGCTTCACAAACTATTATAGTGATGGCATTAGTTTCTTTTTCAATTATGGCCGTTATAATGATTTTTAATAAACCAATCTTGGGGCTATTAGAATTAAATTCAGAATTACTTGAACTCAGTCAAATATATTTGAAAATTATATCTTTGAGTTTACCTTTTAGTTTTTTAATGCAAACCATTGCAGGAATTTTCAGAGGATGGGGTAATTCTCTAATTGCTTTAAAATTTAATGGAATAGCCATTCTTTTAAATGTGGTTCTTGATCCTATCTTTATTTTTCAATTTGAACTCGGAGTTTTTGGAGCAGCATTGGCTACTTTGTTAGCTCAAGCAATTATGTCGATAGCTTTTTTAGTACTATTATTTAAGGGTAGTGAAGGTTTTAAAATACATATCAAAGATTTTACTCCGGATATTAAGATAATAAAAAAGGTGTTATCTATAGGATTGCCTTCATCAATCGGAGAATCTTTTACTGCAATAGGATTCGCTATAATAATGGGAGTTATAGCCCAATTTGGACCTGTTGTAATTAGTGGTTATGGTATTGGAAATAGAATGAACAATTTAATCACTATGTTTGCTATGGGTATTTCTTTGGCAACTGCAACCATGGCAGGTCAATACGTTGGGGCAAAAAAACCTGAAAAAGCCGATGAAACAGTGAAAAAAGCTTCAATTGCAACTCTGCTGATTGTAGGCACAGCTTCTACTTTTATGTTTTTATTTGGCCACAACATAACACAATTTTTCATAAACGACCCAGATGTGATTAAAGTAGGAGAGGAGTTCTTTAGATATGTATCTTTTTCTCTTCCCTTTTTCTCACTCGTTTCAATTTTTTTAGGCGCCTTAAGAGGAACGGGCCATACTACACAATCTACTATTATAGATATGATAAGGTTATGGGGGATAAGAGTTCCGTTGGTGTTTTTCTTGGCAGAAACCCACGGCTATATAGGAGTTTTTATAGCCATGATAATAAGCAATTTCTCGGCTGTTTTACTTGCTATGGGCTTTTTAGTCTTTGGAAATTGGAAGAAGCCTGTTATAGAAGAAGCAGCTCCTAATAAAGCATAG
- a CDS encoding bifunctional enoyl-CoA hydratase/phosphate acetyltransferase: protein MKNFQELLKKAKSSTRKNVVLVGAEDLEALKAISMAYEEGFVNPVLVGNKETIAKNLESIEQDFDIIEAEDPKEAAEKGVRLVSSGAADLLMKGKIKTSELLKAVLNKEWGLRTGSLLSHVAAIETPYLERLLLVSDGGMIINPDLTQKIDIINNAVKVAKNLEIDIPKVAILAAVEVVNPDMPETIDASILSQMNKRGQIKDCIIDGPLALDNAISEEAAKIKNIKSDVAGKADILIVPDIHSGNILGKSAVYISGGNVAGMIVGAKAPVVVVSRSDNSQSKLVALALGVLNA from the coding sequence ATGAAGAACTTCCAAGAACTTTTAAAAAAGGCTAAATCTTCAACCAGAAAAAATGTCGTTTTAGTTGGAGCAGAAGATTTAGAAGCTCTAAAGGCAATTTCCATGGCTTATGAAGAAGGTTTTGTAAATCCAGTTTTAGTTGGCAATAAAGAAACAATAGCAAAAAATCTTGAAAGTATAGAACAAGATTTTGATATCATAGAAGCCGAAGACCCCAAAGAAGCTGCAGAAAAAGGAGTAAGACTAGTTTCAAGCGGCGCCGCAGATCTTTTGATGAAAGGAAAAATAAAAACCTCTGAACTTTTAAAAGCGGTTTTAAACAAAGAATGGGGATTAAGAACAGGAAGTTTGCTCTCTCACGTAGCTGCTATTGAAACACCATATTTAGAAAGGTTACTGCTAGTAAGTGATGGCGGAATGATAATTAACCCTGATTTAACCCAGAAAATTGATATTATAAATAATGCTGTTAAGGTTGCCAAAAACCTTGAAATAGACATCCCAAAAGTTGCTATTTTAGCTGCTGTTGAAGTTGTAAACCCCGATATGCCAGAAACAATAGACGCTTCGATTCTATCTCAAATGAACAAAAGAGGCCAAATAAAAGATTGCATAATAGATGGGCCTTTGGCTTTAGATAATGCTATTAGTGAAGAAGCAGCTAAAATCAAAAATATAAAAAGCGATGTCGCAGGTAAAGCGGATATATTAATAGTTCCTGATATTCATTCAGGAAATATATTGGGAAAATCAGCTGTGTATATCTCGGGTGGGAATGTAGCCGGTATGATTGTTGGAGCTAAAGCTCCAGTTGTTGTGGTTTCTAGATCGGATAACTCGCAATCCAAACTAGTGGCTCTTGCACTCGGAGTTCTAAACGCTTGA
- a CDS encoding hemolysin III family protein codes for MKDLENVEKFSIREEIANAVIHGIGALLSIVALVLLVVFSAINKQPWSIFSSIIYGSSLIILYSASTLYHSFQNKKVKELFEIFDHSAIYILIAGTYTPFALITLNGRLGWILFSVVWILAAIGILFKIFFVKKFMILSTLLYIAMGWLVVFAMGPLVENLDFWGLFWLVIGGVLYTLGTIFYIWRKIPYHHAIWHLIVLAGSICHFFSVFFYVI; via the coding sequence TTGAAAGATTTAGAGAATGTAGAAAAATTTTCTATAAGAGAGGAAATAGCCAACGCTGTAATTCATGGTATAGGGGCATTACTGAGTATAGTTGCATTAGTCTTGTTGGTGGTTTTTTCAGCTATCAACAAACAACCTTGGAGCATTTTTAGCTCTATTATTTATGGTTCTTCTTTGATAATTCTTTATTCGGCTTCTACACTTTATCATAGTTTCCAGAACAAAAAGGTTAAAGAACTTTTTGAAATCTTTGATCATTCAGCAATCTATATTCTAATAGCAGGAACTTATACCCCTTTTGCCCTTATTACATTGAATGGACGTTTAGGATGGATTTTATTTTCTGTTGTATGGATTTTGGCGGCTATAGGAATTTTGTTTAAGATCTTCTTTGTTAAAAAATTTATGATACTTTCAACACTCCTATATATAGCCATGGGATGGCTAGTTGTTTTTGCAATGGGGCCTTTAGTAGAAAATTTAGATTTTTGGGGTCTTTTTTGGTTGGTAATAGGTGGAGTTTTATACACATTGGGAACAATTTTCTACATCTGGCGTAAAATTCCTTATCATCATGCGATATGGCATTTAATTGTATTAGCAGGAAGTATCTGCCATTTTTTCTCTGTATTTTTTTATGTGATTTAA
- a CDS encoding GNAT family N-acetyltransferase, with protein sequence MSKYFRKIVGEKCYLSPVNPEDFEEYTEWLNDPEIYENLQVQPSIISLYKEKDILEKMAKSNDTVFAIVDLKENKLIGNCGLHNVDSINQTATLGIFIGDKEYLSKGYGTEAIKLLLNYGFRFLNLQNIMLEVFSYNKRAIKSYKKAGFKEIGVRRKAKFFKNERFDILFMDILKEEFLNLKGES encoded by the coding sequence TTGAGCAAATATTTTCGGAAAATAGTTGGAGAAAAATGTTATTTATCACCTGTAAATCCAGAAGACTTTGAAGAATATACTGAATGGTTAAATGACCCTGAAATATATGAAAACCTTCAAGTACAACCTAGTATTATCTCATTATATAAAGAAAAAGACATATTAGAGAAGATGGCTAAAAGCAACGATACAGTTTTCGCTATAGTAGATTTAAAAGAAAACAAGCTTATAGGTAACTGTGGTTTGCATAATGTTGATAGTATAAATCAAACTGCTACATTAGGGATATTCATAGGAGATAAAGAATATTTGTCTAAAGGCTATGGCACGGAAGCTATAAAATTGCTATTAAATTATGGTTTTAGATTTTTAAATCTTCAAAATATAATGCTTGAAGTTTTTAGTTATAATAAAAGAGCTATAAAATCATATAAAAAAGCTGGTTTCAAAGAAATAGGAGTGAGAAGAAAAGCTAAGTTTTTCAAAAATGAAAGATTCGATATCTTATTTATGGATATTTTAAAAGAAGAATTCTTAAACTTGAAAGGGGAATCATGA
- a CDS encoding ABC transporter ATP-binding protein, translating to MVELKNIRVVYNRNQVNEKIALNNFDLSIKKGEFVTIIGPNGAGKTTLFKVLTGEVVLEQGEFILNDRIIKRTKPYKLFRNVGIVYQEPDRGVFPDLTLEENLILGSKKGNRFFSFGKYKGLELLKSLNMGLEDRLRTKVKEFSGGQKQALAMVLASITKPDLLLLDEHTAALDPKNVKKVMELTMKINKELGLTIIMVTHNMKIVERYAGRIVEIKDGKVTKNFVYERTDTQEEKKEIKAI from the coding sequence ATGGTTGAGCTTAAAAACATCAGAGTAGTATACAATAGAAATCAAGTGAATGAGAAAATTGCTTTAAATAATTTTGATCTATCTATTAAAAAAGGAGAATTCGTCACTATAATAGGTCCAAATGGTGCGGGGAAAACAACACTTTTCAAAGTACTCACAGGTGAAGTAGTATTAGAACAAGGAGAATTCATTTTAAATGATAGAATTATTAAGCGGACAAAACCGTATAAGCTTTTTAGAAATGTAGGAATAGTTTATCAAGAGCCTGATAGAGGTGTATTCCCTGATCTCACTTTAGAAGAAAATCTTATCTTAGGCTCAAAAAAAGGCAATAGGTTCTTCTCTTTTGGTAAATACAAGGGACTTGAACTTTTAAAATCTTTGAATATGGGGCTAGAAGACAGATTAAGAACAAAAGTAAAGGAATTTTCAGGAGGACAAAAGCAGGCACTTGCAATGGTACTTGCTTCAATAACAAAACCTGATCTTTTACTATTAGACGAACATACTGCAGCACTTGATCCAAAAAATGTGAAAAAGGTAATGGAACTTACCATGAAGATAAACAAAGAATTGGGATTAACAATAATCATGGTTACACATAACATGAAAATTGTAGAAAGGTATGCTGGTAGAATAGTAGAAATCAAAGATGGAAAAGTTACAAAAAATTTTGTTTATGAAAGGACGGATACGCAAGAAGAAAAGAAAGAAATAAAAGCTATTTGA
- a CDS encoding ABC transporter permease yields the protein MDLIGILEQGLIASLAAMGVFISFRVIDLPDLTPDGSYVLGGAVTVAFMYAGMPWLLCMILGGLMAGFFGIITAIIHNKLKVNSLLASILVMTMLYSINIRVMNGPNISVPKEVKAQQEAQYTERTKLDDLLGMSSNRETQDYITIEESKETLSPFRQNSGYNSTLLITLVVIISTVLTIIFLRTEFGIALRGYGGNKLGIKNLGMNPEIMSIVGLFLGNFFAGLSGALFSMYGGFSDVNMGQGIVVTSLAAVILGEIIFGKLNLFYNMLCPIIGAVVYQFLLALAMRYGYTIGFQSSDMKLITALFIIIVIGLRRVEFKKWLSLKTSE from the coding sequence ATGGATTTAATAGGTATATTAGAACAAGGTTTAATTGCGTCCTTAGCGGCTATGGGAGTATTTATAAGTTTCAGGGTAATAGATCTTCCAGATTTAACTCCAGATGGGTCATATGTTTTAGGGGGAGCAGTAACCGTCGCCTTTATGTATGCTGGAATGCCATGGTTATTGTGTATGATTCTGGGAGGATTAATGGCAGGCTTTTTTGGGATAATAACTGCCATAATTCACAACAAACTAAAGGTTAATTCATTATTAGCTAGCATCTTAGTAATGACTATGCTTTATTCAATAAACATTAGGGTAATGAATGGTCCAAATATCTCTGTACCTAAAGAAGTAAAAGCACAACAGGAAGCACAGTATACAGAAAGAACAAAGTTAGACGATCTTTTAGGAATGAGTTCAAACAGAGAAACACAGGATTATATTACTATAGAAGAATCAAAGGAAACTTTGTCTCCATTTAGACAAAATTCAGGATATAACTCCACTCTTTTAATAACGTTAGTAGTTATAATTTCAACTGTTTTAACAATTATTTTTTTAAGAACAGAATTTGGAATAGCTCTAAGAGGGTATGGAGGTAACAAACTTGGAATTAAAAACTTGGGAATGAATCCTGAAATTATGAGTATAGTAGGATTGTTTTTAGGGAACTTCTTTGCTGGATTATCTGGGGCTTTATTTTCTATGTATGGTGGATTTTCGGATGTAAATATGGGACAGGGTATAGTAGTTACTTCATTAGCAGCAGTGATATTGGGAGAAATAATATTTGGTAAATTAAATCTCTTTTACAATATGCTTTGTCCCATAATCGGAGCTGTTGTATATCAATTTTTACTTGCCTTGGCTATGAGATATGGTTATACAATAGGATTTCAATCCAGTGATATGAAATTAATAACCGCTTTATTCATAATAATTGTAATCGGATTAAGGAGGGTGGAATTTAAAAAATGGTTGAGCTTAAAAACATCAGAGTAG
- a CDS encoding ABC transporter substrate-binding protein: MKKLALTLSVILLVTLSFSVKIGITQIVDHPALNRIYQGVLDYLEEKNVDFEFEHQSAQGAFQNAIAIANKFKNDVDIIVAIATPSAQAAATEIKDKPVVFSAVTDPISAGLIPKFGKNPGNVVGISDMVPVETHVNLMRSIFPNAKNLAILYNPGEANSVFLADQTKKFGSQLGFNVIEITGTNASELVTSLNANANRIDVGYLYTDNLVASSAEILGQVFEKLNIPVVAGDIDIARNTSVLGFGFDYYQVGIETGKIVYDLINGKKPSEIESRVLSADSLTFYINLDRAKKLNVTIPQQFIEIADEVVGVN, from the coding sequence ATGAAAAAGTTAGCATTAACATTGAGCGTTATATTGTTGGTAACATTATCTTTTTCTGTTAAGATTGGAATTACTCAAATCGTTGACCATCCTGCTTTAAATAGGATTTATCAAGGTGTACTCGATTATCTAGAAGAAAAGAATGTTGATTTTGAATTCGAGCATCAAAGTGCTCAAGGCGCCTTTCAAAACGCAATAGCGATTGCGAATAAGTTTAAAAACGATGTTGATATTATAGTAGCTATAGCAACTCCTTCGGCACAAGCAGCTGCCACAGAAATAAAAGATAAACCTGTTGTTTTTAGTGCAGTTACCGATCCAATAAGCGCCGGTCTAATTCCAAAATTCGGGAAAAATCCAGGAAATGTTGTTGGAATAAGCGATATGGTACCTGTAGAAACACATGTTAATCTTATGAGATCAATATTTCCAAATGCTAAAAATTTAGCTATACTTTACAATCCTGGAGAAGCAAACTCTGTATTTCTTGCCGATCAAACTAAAAAATTTGGTTCCCAGTTGGGATTTAATGTGATAGAAATCACAGGAACAAACGCCAGCGAACTTGTTACATCTTTAAATGCTAATGCAAATAGAATAGATGTTGGATACTTATACACAGATAATCTTGTTGCTTCATCTGCTGAAATTTTAGGTCAAGTATTCGAAAAATTAAATATTCCAGTTGTGGCTGGAGATATAGATATAGCAAGAAATACTTCTGTTTTGGGATTCGGATTTGATTATTATCAAGTAGGAATTGAAACAGGGAAGATTGTATACGATCTTATAAACGGCAAAAAACCATCAGAAATTGAATCTCGAGTGTTAAGTGCTGATTCACTCACCTTTTACATTAACTTAGACAGAGCCAAAAAGCTAAACGTAACTATTCCACAACAATTTATAGAAATAGCAGATGAGGTTGTAGGTGTAAACTAG